One window of the Equus caballus isolate H_3958 breed thoroughbred chromosome 2, TB-T2T, whole genome shotgun sequence genome contains the following:
- the PLEKHG5 gene encoding pleckstrin homology domain-containing family G member 5 isoform X7: MDDQSLAEERGLRCQNPDCMDKGRAAKVCHHADCQQLHRRGPLNLCEACDSKFHSAMHYDGHVRFDLPPQGSVLARNVSTRSCPPRTSPAVDLEEEEESSLDGKGDRKSTGLKLSKKKARRRHTDDPSKECFTLKFDLNVDIETEIVPAMKKKSLGEVLLPVFERKGIALGKVDIYLDQSNTPLSLTFEAYRFGGHYLRVKAKPGDEGKVEQGVKDSKSLSLPILRPAGAGAPALERVDPQSRRESLDILAPGRRRKNMLEFLGEASIPGQEPSTPASCSLPGSSSGGSGGSDSWKNRAASRFSGFFSSGPSTSAFGREVDKMEQLESKLHAYGLFGLPRLPRRLRFDHDSWEEEGDEEEEDDACLQLEDSWRELIDGHEKLTRRQCHQQEAVWELLHTEASYIKKLRVITNLFLCCLLNLQESGLLCEVEAERLFSNIPEIARLHRGLWASVMAPVLEKARRTRALLQPGDFLKGFKMFGSLFKPYIRYCMEEEGCMEYMRGLLRDSDLFRAYVTWAEKHQQCQRLKLSDMLAKPHQRLTKYPLLLKSVLRKTDEPRAKEAVITMISSVERFIHHVNACMRQRQERQRLAAVVSRIDAYEVVEGSSDEVDKLLREFLHLDLTAPIPGASPEETRQLLLEGSLRMKEGKDSKMDVYCFLFTDLLLVTKAVKKAERTKVIRPPLLVDKIVCRELRDPGSFLLIYLNEFHSAVGAYTFQASGQALCRGWVDAIYNAQNQLQQLRAQEHPGSQQHLQSLEEEEDEQEEEEEEEEEEEAGESSTSAASSPTILRKSSHSLDSQHCASDGSTETLAMVVVEPGETLSSPEFEGGPFSSQSDETSLSTTASSVTPTSELLPLGPVDGRSCSMDSAYGTLSPTSLHDFVAPAPMAEPAPRPPELPQAPSPPPSPRLCRRNPVQLLPRLPHLLKSKSEASLLQLLSGATTPGAPQAPSRSLSELCLAATIPDTRTQGSPQEAGPSWDCHGAPSPGSGPKLSELACKISCSAREPEEASRRSRELPSGASPRVQPEPPPGISAQHRKLTLAQLYRIRTTLLLNSTLTASEV, encoded by the exons GTATGCCACCACGCCGACTGCCAGCAGCTGCACCGCCGGGGACCCCTCAACCTCTGCGAGGCCTGTGACAGCAAGTTCCACAGCGCCATGCATTATGATGGGCATGTCCGCTTCGACCTGCCCCCTCAAG GCTCTGTCCTGGCCCGGAATGTGTCCACCCGGTCATGCCCGCCACGCACCAGCCCTGCAGTGGacttggaggaggaggaagaaagctcTCTGGATGGCAAAGG GGACCGGAAGAGCACAGGCCTGAAACTCTCCAAGAAGAAAGCCAGGAGGAGACACACAGAT GACCCGAGCAAGGAGTGCTTCACTCTGAAATTTGACCTGAACGTGGACATCGAGACGGAGATTGTACCAGCCATGAAGAAGAAGTCACTGGG GGAAGTGCTGCTGCCCGTCTTTGAAAGGAAGGGCATTGCATTGGGCAAAGTGGATATTTACCTGGACCAGTCCAACACACCACTGTCCCTCACCTTTGAGGCCTACAGGTTCGGGGGACACTACCTGCGGGTCAAAG CCAAGCCAGGGGACGAGGGGAAGGTGGAGCAGGGCGTGAAGGACTCCAAGTCCCTGAGTCTGCCAATCCTGCGGCCGGCTGGGGCCGGGGCCCCTGCCCTGGAGCGTGTGGACCCCCAGAGCCGCCGAGAGAGCCTGGACATCCTG GCCCCTGGCCGCCGACGCAAGAACATGTTGGAGTTCCTGGGGGAGGCCAGCATCCCGGGACAGGAGCCCTCCACGCCtgccagctgctctctgcctggcAGTAGCAGTGGCGGCAGTGGGGGCAGCGACAGCTGGAAGAACCGGGCAGCCAGTCGCTTCAGCGGCTTCTTCAGTTCTGGCCCCAGCACCAGTGCCTTTGGCCGG GAGGTGGACAAAATGGAGCAGCTGGAGAGCAAGCTGCATGCCTACGGGCTCTTTGGGCTGCCCAGGCTGCCCCGGAGGCTGCGCTTCGACCATGACtcatgggaggaggagggggatgaggaggaggaggacgatgCCTGCCTGCAGCTGGAGGACAGCTGGCGGGAGCTCATTGACGGTCATGAG AAGCTGACCCGGCGGCAGTGTCACCAGCAGGAAGCAGTGTGGGAGCTCCTGCACACGGAGGCCTCCTACATCAAGAAGCTGCGGGTGATCACCAAC CTGTTCCTGTGCTGTCTCCTGAACCTGCAAGAGTCGGGGCTGCTGTGTGAG GTGGAGGCGGAGCGCCTGTTCAGCAACATCCCGGAGATCGCGCGGCTGCACCGCGGGCTGTGGGCCAGCGTGATGGCCCCGGTGCTGGAGAAGGCGCGGCGCACGCGGGCACTGCTGCAGCCCGGGGACTTCCTCAAAGGCTTCAAGATG TTCGGCTCCCTCTTCAAGCCCTACATCCGATACTGcatggaggaggagggctgcatGGAGTACATGCGCGGCCTGCTGCGCGACAGCGACCTCTTCCGGGCCTACGTCACG TGGGCCGAGAAACACCAGCAGTGCCAGCGGCTGAAGCTGAGCGACATGCTGGCCAAACCCCACCAGCGGCTCACCAAGTACCCGCTGCTGCTCAAATCGGTGCTGAGGAAGACAGATGAGCCTCGCGCCAAGGAAGCCGTCATCACCATG ATTAGCTCGGTGGAGCGTTTCATCCACCACGTGAACGCCTGCATGCGGCAGCGACAAGAGCGGCAGCGGCTGGCAGCCGTGGTGAGCCGCATTGACGCCTACGAGGTGGTGGAGGGCAGCAGCGACGAGGTGGACAAG CTCCTGAGAGAATTTCTGCATCTGGACCTCACAGCGCCCATCCCTGGCGCCTCTCCGGAGGAGACTCGACAGCTGCTGCTGGAGGGGAGCCTAAGGATGAAGGAGGGGAAGGACAGTAAG ATGGATGTCTACTGTTTCCTTTTCACGGACCTGCTCTTGGTGACCAAGGCAGTGAAGAAGGCTGAGAGGACCAAGGTCATCAGGCCACCGCTGCTGGTGGACAAGATTGTGTGCCGGGAGCTTCGGGACCCTG GCTCCTTCCTTCTCATCTACCTGAATGAGTTCCATAGCGCTGTAGGGGCCTACACATTCCAGGCCAGCGGCCAGGCTTTGTGCCGTGGCTGGGTGGATGCCATTTACAATGCCCAG AACCAGCTGCAGCAGCTGCGTGCACAGGAGCACCCAGGCAGCCAGCAGCACCTGCAGAGcctggaagaagaggaggatgagcaggaggaggaggaagaggaggaagaggaggaggaagcgggGGAGAGTAGCACTTCTGCTGCCAGCTCCCCCACCATCCTGCGCAAAAGCAGCCACAGCCTTGACTCCCAGCACTG TGCCTCGGACGGCTCCACGGAGACCCTAGCCATGGTCGTGGTGGAGCCTGGGGAGACGCTGTCCTCTCCTGAGTTCGAGGGCGGCCCCTTCAGCTCCCAGTCGGATGAGACCTCTCTCAGCACCACCGCTTCTTCTGTCACGCCCACCAGTGAACTGCTGCCCCTGGGCCCAGTGGATGGCCGTTCCTGCTCCATGGACTCCGCCTACGGCACCCTCTCCCCGACGTCCCTGCACGACTTTGTGGCCCCAGCCCCTATGGCAGAGCCAGCACCCCGGCCCCCAGAATTACCACAAGCCCCTTCACCTCCACCCTCGCCCCGCCTCTGCCGCCGAAACCCTGTCCAGCTGTTGCCCCGGCTGCCCCACCTGCTCAAGTCCAAATCTGAGGCCAGCCTCCTCCAGCTGTTGTCAGGGGCCACCACCCCTGGAGCGCCCCAAGCCCCCAGCCGCAGCCTGTCGGAACTCTGCTTGGCTGCTACAATTCCTGACACTAGAACCCAGGGCTCCCCTCAGGAAGCTGGGCCCAGCTGGGATTGCCACGGGGCACCAAGCCCTGGCAGTGGCCCCAAGCTGTCAGAGCTGGCGTGCAAAATCAGCTGCTCAGCTAGAGAGCCCgaagaagcctccaggaggagcagagagctgCCCTCGGGGGCCTCGCCCAGGGTTCAGCCTGAGCCCCCACCAGGGATCTCTGCCCAGCACAGGAAGCTGACGCTGGCCCAGCTTTACCGAATCAGGACCACACTGCTGCTTAACTCCACGCTCACTGCCTC ggaaGTCTGA
- the PLEKHG5 gene encoding pleckstrin homology domain-containing family G member 5 isoform X3, with amino-acid sequence MNSVLTKYESPPRSWLSLRPGTDDQSLAEERGLRCQNPDCMDKGRAAKVCHHADCQQLHRRGPLNLCEACDSKFHSAMHYDGHVRFDLPPQGSVLARNVSTRSCPPRTSPAVDLEEEEESSLDGKGDRKSTGLKLSKKKARRRHTDDPSKECFTLKFDLNVDIETEIVPAMKKKSLGEVLLPVFERKGIALGKVDIYLDQSNTPLSLTFEAYRFGGHYLRVKAKPGDEGKVEQGVKDSKSLSLPILRPAGAGAPALERVDPQSRRESLDILAPGRRRKNMLEFLGEASIPGQEPSTPASCSLPGSSSGGSGGSDSWKNRAASRFSGFFSSGPSTSAFGREVDKMEQLESKLHAYGLFGLPRLPRRLRFDHDSWEEEGDEEEEDDACLQLEDSWRELIDGHEKLTRRQCHQQEAVWELLHTEASYIKKLRVITNLFLCCLLNLQESGLLCEVEAERLFSNIPEIARLHRGLWASVMAPVLEKARRTRALLQPGDFLKGFKMFGSLFKPYIRYCMEEEGCMEYMRGLLRDSDLFRAYVTWAEKHQQCQRLKLSDMLAKPHQRLTKYPLLLKSVLRKTDEPRAKEAVITMISSVERFIHHVNACMRQRQERQRLAAVVSRIDAYEVVEGSSDEVDKLLREFLHLDLTAPIPGASPEETRQLLLEGSLRMKEGKDSKMDVYCFLFTDLLLVTKAVKKAERTKVIRPPLLVDKIVCRELRDPGSFLLIYLNEFHSAVGAYTFQASGQALCRGWVDAIYNAQNQLQQLRAQEHPGSQQHLQSLEEEEDEQEEEEEEEEEEEAGESSTSAASSPTILRKSSHSLDSQHCASDGSTETLAMVVVEPGETLSSPEFEGGPFSSQSDETSLSTTASSVTPTSELLPLGPVDGRSCSMDSAYGTLSPTSLHDFVAPAPMAEPAPRPPELPQAPSPPPSPRLCRRNPVQLLPRLPHLLKSKSEASLLQLLSGATTPGAPQAPSRSLSELCLAATIPDTRTQGSPQEAGPSWDCHGAPSPGSGPKLSELACKISCSAREPEEASRRSRELPSGASPRVQPEPPPGISAQHRKLTLAQLYRIRTTLLLNSTLTASEV; translated from the exons GTATGCCACCACGCCGACTGCCAGCAGCTGCACCGCCGGGGACCCCTCAACCTCTGCGAGGCCTGTGACAGCAAGTTCCACAGCGCCATGCATTATGATGGGCATGTCCGCTTCGACCTGCCCCCTCAAG GCTCTGTCCTGGCCCGGAATGTGTCCACCCGGTCATGCCCGCCACGCACCAGCCCTGCAGTGGacttggaggaggaggaagaaagctcTCTGGATGGCAAAGG GGACCGGAAGAGCACAGGCCTGAAACTCTCCAAGAAGAAAGCCAGGAGGAGACACACAGAT GACCCGAGCAAGGAGTGCTTCACTCTGAAATTTGACCTGAACGTGGACATCGAGACGGAGATTGTACCAGCCATGAAGAAGAAGTCACTGGG GGAAGTGCTGCTGCCCGTCTTTGAAAGGAAGGGCATTGCATTGGGCAAAGTGGATATTTACCTGGACCAGTCCAACACACCACTGTCCCTCACCTTTGAGGCCTACAGGTTCGGGGGACACTACCTGCGGGTCAAAG CCAAGCCAGGGGACGAGGGGAAGGTGGAGCAGGGCGTGAAGGACTCCAAGTCCCTGAGTCTGCCAATCCTGCGGCCGGCTGGGGCCGGGGCCCCTGCCCTGGAGCGTGTGGACCCCCAGAGCCGCCGAGAGAGCCTGGACATCCTG GCCCCTGGCCGCCGACGCAAGAACATGTTGGAGTTCCTGGGGGAGGCCAGCATCCCGGGACAGGAGCCCTCCACGCCtgccagctgctctctgcctggcAGTAGCAGTGGCGGCAGTGGGGGCAGCGACAGCTGGAAGAACCGGGCAGCCAGTCGCTTCAGCGGCTTCTTCAGTTCTGGCCCCAGCACCAGTGCCTTTGGCCGG GAGGTGGACAAAATGGAGCAGCTGGAGAGCAAGCTGCATGCCTACGGGCTCTTTGGGCTGCCCAGGCTGCCCCGGAGGCTGCGCTTCGACCATGACtcatgggaggaggagggggatgaggaggaggaggacgatgCCTGCCTGCAGCTGGAGGACAGCTGGCGGGAGCTCATTGACGGTCATGAG AAGCTGACCCGGCGGCAGTGTCACCAGCAGGAAGCAGTGTGGGAGCTCCTGCACACGGAGGCCTCCTACATCAAGAAGCTGCGGGTGATCACCAAC CTGTTCCTGTGCTGTCTCCTGAACCTGCAAGAGTCGGGGCTGCTGTGTGAG GTGGAGGCGGAGCGCCTGTTCAGCAACATCCCGGAGATCGCGCGGCTGCACCGCGGGCTGTGGGCCAGCGTGATGGCCCCGGTGCTGGAGAAGGCGCGGCGCACGCGGGCACTGCTGCAGCCCGGGGACTTCCTCAAAGGCTTCAAGATG TTCGGCTCCCTCTTCAAGCCCTACATCCGATACTGcatggaggaggagggctgcatGGAGTACATGCGCGGCCTGCTGCGCGACAGCGACCTCTTCCGGGCCTACGTCACG TGGGCCGAGAAACACCAGCAGTGCCAGCGGCTGAAGCTGAGCGACATGCTGGCCAAACCCCACCAGCGGCTCACCAAGTACCCGCTGCTGCTCAAATCGGTGCTGAGGAAGACAGATGAGCCTCGCGCCAAGGAAGCCGTCATCACCATG ATTAGCTCGGTGGAGCGTTTCATCCACCACGTGAACGCCTGCATGCGGCAGCGACAAGAGCGGCAGCGGCTGGCAGCCGTGGTGAGCCGCATTGACGCCTACGAGGTGGTGGAGGGCAGCAGCGACGAGGTGGACAAG CTCCTGAGAGAATTTCTGCATCTGGACCTCACAGCGCCCATCCCTGGCGCCTCTCCGGAGGAGACTCGACAGCTGCTGCTGGAGGGGAGCCTAAGGATGAAGGAGGGGAAGGACAGTAAG ATGGATGTCTACTGTTTCCTTTTCACGGACCTGCTCTTGGTGACCAAGGCAGTGAAGAAGGCTGAGAGGACCAAGGTCATCAGGCCACCGCTGCTGGTGGACAAGATTGTGTGCCGGGAGCTTCGGGACCCTG GCTCCTTCCTTCTCATCTACCTGAATGAGTTCCATAGCGCTGTAGGGGCCTACACATTCCAGGCCAGCGGCCAGGCTTTGTGCCGTGGCTGGGTGGATGCCATTTACAATGCCCAG AACCAGCTGCAGCAGCTGCGTGCACAGGAGCACCCAGGCAGCCAGCAGCACCTGCAGAGcctggaagaagaggaggatgagcaggaggaggaggaagaggaggaagaggaggaggaagcgggGGAGAGTAGCACTTCTGCTGCCAGCTCCCCCACCATCCTGCGCAAAAGCAGCCACAGCCTTGACTCCCAGCACTG TGCCTCGGACGGCTCCACGGAGACCCTAGCCATGGTCGTGGTGGAGCCTGGGGAGACGCTGTCCTCTCCTGAGTTCGAGGGCGGCCCCTTCAGCTCCCAGTCGGATGAGACCTCTCTCAGCACCACCGCTTCTTCTGTCACGCCCACCAGTGAACTGCTGCCCCTGGGCCCAGTGGATGGCCGTTCCTGCTCCATGGACTCCGCCTACGGCACCCTCTCCCCGACGTCCCTGCACGACTTTGTGGCCCCAGCCCCTATGGCAGAGCCAGCACCCCGGCCCCCAGAATTACCACAAGCCCCTTCACCTCCACCCTCGCCCCGCCTCTGCCGCCGAAACCCTGTCCAGCTGTTGCCCCGGCTGCCCCACCTGCTCAAGTCCAAATCTGAGGCCAGCCTCCTCCAGCTGTTGTCAGGGGCCACCACCCCTGGAGCGCCCCAAGCCCCCAGCCGCAGCCTGTCGGAACTCTGCTTGGCTGCTACAATTCCTGACACTAGAACCCAGGGCTCCCCTCAGGAAGCTGGGCCCAGCTGGGATTGCCACGGGGCACCAAGCCCTGGCAGTGGCCCCAAGCTGTCAGAGCTGGCGTGCAAAATCAGCTGCTCAGCTAGAGAGCCCgaagaagcctccaggaggagcagagagctgCCCTCGGGGGCCTCGCCCAGGGTTCAGCCTGAGCCCCCACCAGGGATCTCTGCCCAGCACAGGAAGCTGACGCTGGCCCAGCTTTACCGAATCAGGACCACACTGCTGCTTAACTCCACGCTCACTGCCTC ggaaGTCTGA
- the PLEKHG5 gene encoding pleckstrin homology domain-containing family G member 5 isoform X4, protein MGTGPGVSGRRAASRPGPAPPSRDGEPCWAGGRARDGEGQVCHHADCQQLHRRGPLNLCEACDSKFHSAMHYDGHVRFDLPPQGSVLARNVSTRSCPPRTSPAVDLEEEEESSLDGKGDRKSTGLKLSKKKARRRHTDDPSKECFTLKFDLNVDIETEIVPAMKKKSLGEVLLPVFERKGIALGKVDIYLDQSNTPLSLTFEAYRFGGHYLRVKAKPGDEGKVEQGVKDSKSLSLPILRPAGAGAPALERVDPQSRRESLDILAPGRRRKNMLEFLGEASIPGQEPSTPASCSLPGSSSGGSGGSDSWKNRAASRFSGFFSSGPSTSAFGREVDKMEQLESKLHAYGLFGLPRLPRRLRFDHDSWEEEGDEEEEDDACLQLEDSWRELIDGHEKLTRRQCHQQEAVWELLHTEASYIKKLRVITNLFLCCLLNLQESGLLCEVEAERLFSNIPEIARLHRGLWASVMAPVLEKARRTRALLQPGDFLKGFKMFGSLFKPYIRYCMEEEGCMEYMRGLLRDSDLFRAYVTWAEKHQQCQRLKLSDMLAKPHQRLTKYPLLLKSVLRKTDEPRAKEAVITMISSVERFIHHVNACMRQRQERQRLAAVVSRIDAYEVVEGSSDEVDKLLREFLHLDLTAPIPGASPEETRQLLLEGSLRMKEGKDSKMDVYCFLFTDLLLVTKAVKKAERTKVIRPPLLVDKIVCRELRDPGSFLLIYLNEFHSAVGAYTFQASGQALCRGWVDAIYNAQNQLQQLRAQEHPGSQQHLQSLEEEEDEQEEEEEEEEEEEAGESSTSAASSPTILRKSSHSLDSQHCASDGSTETLAMVVVEPGETLSSPEFEGGPFSSQSDETSLSTTASSVTPTSELLPLGPVDGRSCSMDSAYGTLSPTSLHDFVAPAPMAEPAPRPPELPQAPSPPPSPRLCRRNPVQLLPRLPHLLKSKSEASLLQLLSGATTPGAPQAPSRSLSELCLAATIPDTRTQGSPQEAGPSWDCHGAPSPGSGPKLSELACKISCSAREPEEASRRSRELPSGASPRVQPEPPPGISAQHRKLTLAQLYRIRTTLLLNSTLTAS, encoded by the exons GTATGCCACCACGCCGACTGCCAGCAGCTGCACCGCCGGGGACCCCTCAACCTCTGCGAGGCCTGTGACAGCAAGTTCCACAGCGCCATGCATTATGATGGGCATGTCCGCTTCGACCTGCCCCCTCAAG GCTCTGTCCTGGCCCGGAATGTGTCCACCCGGTCATGCCCGCCACGCACCAGCCCTGCAGTGGacttggaggaggaggaagaaagctcTCTGGATGGCAAAGG GGACCGGAAGAGCACAGGCCTGAAACTCTCCAAGAAGAAAGCCAGGAGGAGACACACAGAT GACCCGAGCAAGGAGTGCTTCACTCTGAAATTTGACCTGAACGTGGACATCGAGACGGAGATTGTACCAGCCATGAAGAAGAAGTCACTGGG GGAAGTGCTGCTGCCCGTCTTTGAAAGGAAGGGCATTGCATTGGGCAAAGTGGATATTTACCTGGACCAGTCCAACACACCACTGTCCCTCACCTTTGAGGCCTACAGGTTCGGGGGACACTACCTGCGGGTCAAAG CCAAGCCAGGGGACGAGGGGAAGGTGGAGCAGGGCGTGAAGGACTCCAAGTCCCTGAGTCTGCCAATCCTGCGGCCGGCTGGGGCCGGGGCCCCTGCCCTGGAGCGTGTGGACCCCCAGAGCCGCCGAGAGAGCCTGGACATCCTG GCCCCTGGCCGCCGACGCAAGAACATGTTGGAGTTCCTGGGGGAGGCCAGCATCCCGGGACAGGAGCCCTCCACGCCtgccagctgctctctgcctggcAGTAGCAGTGGCGGCAGTGGGGGCAGCGACAGCTGGAAGAACCGGGCAGCCAGTCGCTTCAGCGGCTTCTTCAGTTCTGGCCCCAGCACCAGTGCCTTTGGCCGG GAGGTGGACAAAATGGAGCAGCTGGAGAGCAAGCTGCATGCCTACGGGCTCTTTGGGCTGCCCAGGCTGCCCCGGAGGCTGCGCTTCGACCATGACtcatgggaggaggagggggatgaggaggaggaggacgatgCCTGCCTGCAGCTGGAGGACAGCTGGCGGGAGCTCATTGACGGTCATGAG AAGCTGACCCGGCGGCAGTGTCACCAGCAGGAAGCAGTGTGGGAGCTCCTGCACACGGAGGCCTCCTACATCAAGAAGCTGCGGGTGATCACCAAC CTGTTCCTGTGCTGTCTCCTGAACCTGCAAGAGTCGGGGCTGCTGTGTGAG GTGGAGGCGGAGCGCCTGTTCAGCAACATCCCGGAGATCGCGCGGCTGCACCGCGGGCTGTGGGCCAGCGTGATGGCCCCGGTGCTGGAGAAGGCGCGGCGCACGCGGGCACTGCTGCAGCCCGGGGACTTCCTCAAAGGCTTCAAGATG TTCGGCTCCCTCTTCAAGCCCTACATCCGATACTGcatggaggaggagggctgcatGGAGTACATGCGCGGCCTGCTGCGCGACAGCGACCTCTTCCGGGCCTACGTCACG TGGGCCGAGAAACACCAGCAGTGCCAGCGGCTGAAGCTGAGCGACATGCTGGCCAAACCCCACCAGCGGCTCACCAAGTACCCGCTGCTGCTCAAATCGGTGCTGAGGAAGACAGATGAGCCTCGCGCCAAGGAAGCCGTCATCACCATG ATTAGCTCGGTGGAGCGTTTCATCCACCACGTGAACGCCTGCATGCGGCAGCGACAAGAGCGGCAGCGGCTGGCAGCCGTGGTGAGCCGCATTGACGCCTACGAGGTGGTGGAGGGCAGCAGCGACGAGGTGGACAAG CTCCTGAGAGAATTTCTGCATCTGGACCTCACAGCGCCCATCCCTGGCGCCTCTCCGGAGGAGACTCGACAGCTGCTGCTGGAGGGGAGCCTAAGGATGAAGGAGGGGAAGGACAGTAAG ATGGATGTCTACTGTTTCCTTTTCACGGACCTGCTCTTGGTGACCAAGGCAGTGAAGAAGGCTGAGAGGACCAAGGTCATCAGGCCACCGCTGCTGGTGGACAAGATTGTGTGCCGGGAGCTTCGGGACCCTG GCTCCTTCCTTCTCATCTACCTGAATGAGTTCCATAGCGCTGTAGGGGCCTACACATTCCAGGCCAGCGGCCAGGCTTTGTGCCGTGGCTGGGTGGATGCCATTTACAATGCCCAG AACCAGCTGCAGCAGCTGCGTGCACAGGAGCACCCAGGCAGCCAGCAGCACCTGCAGAGcctggaagaagaggaggatgagcaggaggaggaggaagaggaggaagaggaggaggaagcgggGGAGAGTAGCACTTCTGCTGCCAGCTCCCCCACCATCCTGCGCAAAAGCAGCCACAGCCTTGACTCCCAGCACTG TGCCTCGGACGGCTCCACGGAGACCCTAGCCATGGTCGTGGTGGAGCCTGGGGAGACGCTGTCCTCTCCTGAGTTCGAGGGCGGCCCCTTCAGCTCCCAGTCGGATGAGACCTCTCTCAGCACCACCGCTTCTTCTGTCACGCCCACCAGTGAACTGCTGCCCCTGGGCCCAGTGGATGGCCGTTCCTGCTCCATGGACTCCGCCTACGGCACCCTCTCCCCGACGTCCCTGCACGACTTTGTGGCCCCAGCCCCTATGGCAGAGCCAGCACCCCGGCCCCCAGAATTACCACAAGCCCCTTCACCTCCACCCTCGCCCCGCCTCTGCCGCCGAAACCCTGTCCAGCTGTTGCCCCGGCTGCCCCACCTGCTCAAGTCCAAATCTGAGGCCAGCCTCCTCCAGCTGTTGTCAGGGGCCACCACCCCTGGAGCGCCCCAAGCCCCCAGCCGCAGCCTGTCGGAACTCTGCTTGGCTGCTACAATTCCTGACACTAGAACCCAGGGCTCCCCTCAGGAAGCTGGGCCCAGCTGGGATTGCCACGGGGCACCAAGCCCTGGCAGTGGCCCCAAGCTGTCAGAGCTGGCGTGCAAAATCAGCTGCTCAGCTAGAGAGCCCgaagaagcctccaggaggagcagagagctgCCCTCGGGGGCCTCGCCCAGGGTTCAGCCTGAGCCCCCACCAGGGATCTCTGCCCAGCACAGGAAGCTGACGCTGGCCCAGCTTTACCGAATCAGGACCACACTGCTGCTTAACTCCACGCTCACTGCCTCGTGA